In Pseudoalteromonas sp. MM1, a single window of DNA contains:
- a CDS encoding ketopantoate reductase family protein: MANILIIGDGAIGLLLSHFLSKAHTVHVLTRKATANTRFYCKAKQPSQKINARFITLKQINEQSAFDIVIFAVKAFQVQSAFTQVKPFLSPSSVLVVSHNGMGNVETLNEQLDKQQALYFLTTSMAGFKTNDFIVQHTGEGKSVLGACNPCAHSYRQAMCEQLQNVPQLSYCTNIEQLRFEKLLVNIAINPLSALYDIKNGQLRAPYFNSIIFNLLTEACQVAHALKLNIKLADALNNAYNVMMLTAENYSSMHQDVAHNRQTEIDAICGYISQQGKRLNINTPLNDALLAKIQAKKSVV; this comes from the coding sequence ATGGCTAATATTCTTATTATTGGCGACGGCGCTATTGGTTTATTGCTAAGCCATTTTTTATCTAAAGCTCACACTGTTCATGTGTTAACACGCAAAGCCACTGCAAATACACGTTTTTATTGCAAAGCAAAACAGCCTTCGCAAAAAATAAATGCGCGATTTATTACGCTTAAGCAAATTAATGAACAGTCCGCGTTTGATATTGTTATTTTTGCCGTAAAGGCTTTTCAGGTGCAGTCGGCCTTTACTCAAGTAAAACCCTTTTTATCGCCAAGTAGCGTACTTGTTGTATCGCACAACGGAATGGGTAATGTTGAAACGCTCAATGAGCAACTCGATAAACAACAAGCGTTGTACTTTTTAACAACCAGCATGGCTGGCTTTAAAACAAACGACTTTATAGTACAGCACACCGGTGAAGGTAAAAGCGTATTAGGTGCCTGCAACCCATGCGCGCACAGTTATCGCCAAGCAATGTGTGAGCAATTGCAAAACGTGCCGCAGCTAAGCTACTGTACTAATATTGAGCAGTTACGGTTTGAAAAACTATTAGTAAATATTGCCATTAACCCATTAAGCGCACTGTATGATATTAAAAATGGTCAGTTACGTGCCCCTTATTTTAATAGCATTATTTTTAACTTATTGACTGAGGCATGCCAAGTAGCCCATGCTTTAAAGCTTAATATTAAACTGGCCGATGCGCTTAACAACGCCTACAACGTAATGATGCTAACCGCTGAAAACTACTCTTCAATGCATCAAGACGTTGCCCATAACCGACAAACCGAAATAGACGCCATTTGTGGCTATATTAGCCAACAAGGGAAGCGATTAAATATTAATACACCGCTAAACGATGCCCTACTTGCTAAAATTCAGGCAAAAAAAA
- a CDS encoding VanZ family protein, with protein MTRRVYQAVFLISIVVFTLLFAKEIKGGVTNLFPHVDKVAHFGIFFILAIIMDKAFKLPLYTQVLLLAGYGAAIEIMQDALPYRQASLGDFIADFAGAAMYFLLRSIFTPRKKNPYG; from the coding sequence GTGACAAGGCGTGTTTACCAAGCAGTTTTTTTGATTAGTATTGTGGTGTTTACCCTCTTATTTGCCAAAGAAATAAAAGGCGGTGTTACGAACTTATTTCCACATGTTGATAAAGTTGCCCATTTTGGGATTTTTTTTATACTCGCCATCATTATGGATAAGGCCTTTAAGTTACCGCTATACACGCAAGTACTCTTGCTTGCGGGCTACGGTGCAGCAATAGAAATAATGCAAGATGCGCTTCCCTACAGGCAGGCCTCGTTAGGTGATTTTATTGCTGATTTTGCCGGTGCGGCCATGTACTTTTTACTAAGAAGCATTTTTACTCCTCGAAAAAAGAACCCTTATGGCTAA
- a CDS encoding YajQ family cyclic di-GMP-binding protein has protein sequence MPSFDIVSEVEMNEAKNAVDNANRELETRFDFRGVDASIELNDKTIKLKAEADSQVMQLFDILAAKISKRGMDVASLELQDITRAGKNVFRNVALKQGIEKDVAKKVVKAIKDSKVKVQAAIQGEEVRVTGKKRDDLQAAMQVVRNADLGQPFQFKNFRD, from the coding sequence ATGCCTTCATTTGATATCGTATCAGAAGTAGAAATGAACGAAGCTAAAAATGCAGTAGATAACGCAAACCGCGAGCTAGAAACGCGCTTTGACTTTAGAGGGGTTGACGCATCAATTGAGCTAAACGACAAAACAATTAAACTAAAAGCAGAAGCTGACTCACAAGTTATGCAATTGTTTGATATTTTAGCCGCTAAAATCTCTAAGCGTGGTATGGATGTAGCAAGCTTGGAGCTGCAAGACATTACTCGTGCTGGCAAAAATGTATTTCGTAATGTTGCACTTAAACAAGGCATTGAGAAAGATGTGGCTAAAAAAGTAGTTAAAGCCATTAAAGACTCAAAAGTAAAAGTACAAGCCGCTATTCAAGGTGAAGAAGTACGTGTAACCGGTAAAAAGCGCGATGACTTACAAGCCGCTATGCAAGTGGTTCGCAACGCAGATTTGGGTCAGCCTTTTCAGTTTAAAAACTTTCGCGATTAA
- a CDS encoding ABC transporter substrate-binding protein, which produces MNRYQLLVFITFVFFSSSSTSKAIDINVLVEDGYFPIVINAEKQQGLAPEFIKILNNTQSEYNFILNSLPVKRLTKSVEQSRFDVLFLMAQQWIPLSARENITQSKFYVITKNELYALKENAKDQTYFDDLKPLTKAGVLGYSYHFAGFNTDAYYLSEEHNVSLTVDEFNVVKMLLLQRSDIGVLNNIAYQYFKNKKIFDMSLLYKSEKPDAVFDTHFLVSPKQSKISASKIDSILNSAATKPYIIKLLNKYSAPSSFDNTPE; this is translated from the coding sequence ATGAATCGCTACCAACTTTTAGTTTTTATTACTTTTGTATTTTTTAGTAGCTCAAGCACAAGTAAAGCAATAGATATAAATGTATTAGTAGAAGATGGTTACTTTCCTATAGTCATTAATGCTGAAAAACAGCAGGGCTTAGCCCCTGAATTTATTAAAATATTAAACAATACCCAAAGTGAATATAACTTTATACTCAATTCATTACCTGTAAAAAGGTTGACCAAGTCAGTAGAGCAAAGCAGATTTGATGTTTTATTTTTAATGGCGCAGCAATGGATCCCTTTATCAGCGCGAGAAAATATTACCCAAAGCAAATTTTATGTTATTACTAAAAATGAATTATATGCACTTAAAGAAAACGCCAAAGATCAAACCTACTTTGATGACTTAAAACCATTAACTAAAGCTGGTGTACTTGGTTATTCTTATCACTTTGCAGGGTTTAATACCGACGCGTATTACTTAAGCGAAGAGCATAATGTTAGCCTCACAGTTGATGAGTTTAATGTAGTAAAAATGCTGTTATTGCAGCGCTCAGATATCGGTGTTTTAAATAATATTGCTTATCAATATTTTAAAAATAAAAAAATATTCGATATGAGCCTGTTATATAAAAGCGAAAAACCAGACGCCGTGTTTGACACTCACTTTTTAGTAAGCCCTAAGCAAAGCAAAATATCTGCATCTAAAATAGATTCAATTCTAAACTCAGCAGCTACAAAGCCCTATATTATAAAGTTACTAAATAAATACTCAGCACCATCTAGCTTTGATAATACACCAGAGTAA
- a CDS encoding TonB-dependent receptor domain-containing protein, producing MLHKTTLGVAISAALSFSVSATDNSIEKITVTANKFEQSINDVLASVNVIERAEIDASNVRDLPTLLSKQVGFQINPNGGFGQTAGVSLRGTGSGDTLILIDGVRTGSATLGQKALNNVPLNSIERIEIIKGSRAAVYGSDALAGVINIITRNANNLSLDATFGSDNYQNYQVAGSVNSKDVTTSFNAGYEKTDGFDALQGVAPDDDGYENKNVGFKVNYSDEHYGDFKLLGQYSEGYADYDSSFSPATSTVERGDFKNYQLSAGWNKHYTNQSHAINVAFATDDSHDTSAFGENDFITKRVQLDYNGQYNLSEVLNISGGVNWYNDDVSHSSTQYDVQERDVLAVFIGAYYNSEKVLANLTVRQDDDEQFGDETTYTAAAGYHLSEDATFRISQSTGFKAPTFNDLYFPAFPGFPPSSNPDLEPEKSLNREIGLNVDFDVASVDVAIFRNDIEDKISLDTNFFPVNVSEARYEGIEFSLSQQFFGFDSHFNFAYLSAENQETGDELRNVAKRTVNWEIAKQFGDFDARIDMQYRSDREGAVTRLGSYTLWNLAGNYHVNDNIELSLRVENLFDRDYNVVDSRADFTSGEVYYYNTPERRFFAGASYQF from the coding sequence ATGCTACATAAAACAACTCTTGGCGTTGCAATTTCTGCTGCGCTGTCATTTTCTGTGTCTGCTACAGATAATTCAATCGAAAAAATTACCGTTACTGCTAATAAATTTGAGCAATCAATTAACGATGTTTTAGCCAGCGTTAATGTTATTGAGCGCGCTGAAATAGACGCAAGCAACGTACGTGACCTACCAACGCTGTTAAGCAAGCAAGTTGGTTTTCAAATTAATCCTAATGGTGGTTTTGGGCAAACAGCGGGTGTGTCATTACGTGGTACGGGGTCTGGCGATACATTAATTTTAATTGATGGTGTCCGTACGGGCTCGGCAACGCTAGGCCAAAAAGCACTTAATAATGTACCTTTAAACAGCATTGAGCGTATCGAAATTATTAAAGGCTCACGTGCAGCAGTTTATGGCTCAGACGCACTTGCTGGTGTAATCAATATAATAACGCGTAATGCGAATAACTTGTCGCTTGATGCTACATTTGGATCAGATAATTATCAAAACTATCAAGTAGCGGGCTCTGTTAACTCAAAGGATGTGACAACATCGTTTAATGCAGGATATGAAAAAACAGATGGTTTTGACGCATTACAAGGTGTGGCACCTGATGACGACGGTTATGAAAATAAAAACGTAGGCTTTAAAGTAAATTACAGTGATGAGCACTACGGCGACTTTAAACTACTCGGTCAGTACAGCGAAGGTTACGCAGATTACGATAGTAGCTTTAGCCCTGCAACGAGCACGGTTGAAAGAGGGGACTTTAAAAACTATCAGTTATCTGCAGGCTGGAATAAACACTACACTAACCAATCTCATGCTATAAATGTTGCTTTTGCAACTGATGATTCACACGATACTTCAGCATTTGGCGAAAATGATTTTATAACTAAACGTGTGCAATTGGATTATAACGGTCAGTATAATTTATCAGAGGTACTTAATATTAGTGGCGGTGTTAACTGGTACAATGATGATGTAAGCCACAGCTCAACACAGTATGATGTACAAGAGCGTGATGTGTTAGCTGTATTTATTGGTGCATATTACAACTCTGAGAAAGTGTTAGCTAATTTAACTGTTCGCCAAGATGATGATGAGCAATTTGGTGACGAAACTACTTACACTGCGGCAGCCGGCTATCACTTATCTGAAGATGCAACCTTTAGAATAAGTCAAAGTACGGGTTTTAAAGCACCTACCTTTAACGATTTATATTTTCCAGCCTTTCCAGGTTTTCCACCTTCATCTAACCCTGATTTAGAGCCTGAAAAATCATTAAACCGAGAGATTGGATTAAATGTAGATTTTGATGTAGCAAGTGTTGATGTTGCTATTTTTAGAAACGATATTGAGGATAAAATTTCTTTAGATACTAACTTTTTTCCAGTTAACGTAAGTGAAGCACGTTATGAGGGGATTGAGTTTAGCCTTTCACAGCAGTTTTTTGGTTTTGATAGCCACTTTAATTTTGCATATTTAAGTGCCGAAAACCAAGAAACCGGCGATGAGCTACGCAATGTTGCTAAGCGCACTGTTAATTGGGAAATCGCAAAGCAGTTTGGTGATTTTGATGCTCGCATTGATATGCAATACCGTAGTGATCGCGAGGGGGCAGTAACACGCTTAGGGTCGTATACACTTTGGAACCTAGCGGGTAACTATCATGTAAACGATAATATTGAGCTGTCGCTTCGTGTAGAGAACCTATTTGACAGAGATTACAATGTGGTTGACTCAAGAGCTGATTTTACAAGCGGTGAAGTGTATTACTACAACACCCCAGAGCGCCGCTTTTTTGCTGGTGCAAGCTATCAGTTTTAA
- the msrA gene encoding peptide-methionine (S)-S-oxide reductase MsrA, with amino-acid sequence MSTSTQLATFGGGCFWCIDAAFRRVNGVVNVSSGYTGGNTDNPTYKSVCSGTTGHAEVVQLEFDNTVVSFETLLRMFFTLHDATQLNRQGNDIGTQYRSVVYYHNDAQLKQTNELIAQLQNHVSEPIVTEVSPATTYYPAEHYHQDYYNENPQQGYCSILIAPKLHKFETVFKEFLSN; translated from the coding sequence ATGAGCACATCAACACAACTAGCAACATTTGGTGGTGGCTGTTTTTGGTGTATAGACGCCGCATTTAGACGTGTAAATGGTGTAGTAAACGTAAGCTCAGGTTACACCGGCGGCAATACCGATAACCCTACGTATAAATCAGTCTGCTCAGGTACAACAGGCCATGCTGAGGTTGTTCAGCTGGAGTTTGACAACACTGTAGTAAGCTTTGAAACACTGCTTAGGATGTTTTTTACGTTACACGATGCCACGCAATTAAATCGCCAAGGTAACGATATTGGCACGCAATATAGAAGTGTTGTTTATTACCACAACGATGCACAATTAAAGCAAACCAATGAGTTGATAGCCCAGCTACAAAACCATGTTAGCGAGCCAATAGTGACAGAAGTTAGCCCTGCTACCACCTATTACCCAGCGGAGCATTATCATCAAGATTACTACAACGAAAACCCACAGCAGGGTTACTGCAGTATTTTAATTGCGCCTAAATTGCACAAGTTTGAAACTGTATTTAAAGAATTTTTATCTAATTAG
- a CDS encoding efflux RND transporter permease subunit, with amino-acid sequence MKITDTSVKRPVFAIVINLLLLTFGLVAFSMLPLREYPDIETPIVSISTDYTGASAEIVETKITQILENRISGIEGIKSINSSSRNGRSNIVIEFDISRDIDAASNDVRERVARALDNLPEQVRPPEVSKSNSDESPIAWFVLNSETMNSLQLSDYAQRFIVDRLAVVDGVSNVRIGGERQYAMKIWLNRQAMAARGITSSDIENTLRSENVELPAGEIESIDRDFTVRTARSYKDQRDFQNLVIKRGEDGYLVRLGEVADVHLEAADDESLFRGNGRNMIGLGIVKQAKANTLTVVDNARSELEKIKRNLPEGTTIQDSYDSSVFIKESISEVYSTLAISMGLVVLIIFIFLGNIRATLIPAVTVPVALVGSFMFLLAMGYSINLLTLLALVLAIGLVVDDAIVMLENIHRRIELGEPPLLAAFRGAREVGFAIIATTLVLISVFVPLVFMDGRIGALFTEFAMAVSAAVFFSSITALTLSPALCSKVLKASEKESKFSQWMDRVFSKIENSYRQSLTSNMTKKWGLMISLVLAGFVSYSLFLQVPSELTPKEDRGTFFIMMSGPEGASYENNAANMAKIEERLLPYSEAGELSRVLVRVPGWGGSGGVAIVGMADWDKRKRSTWEVMDEISAKMTEVTDVRAFAIMRRGIGGGGSSRPIEFVLQGNDYEQLADWRDRIIERAEKNPGLVRIDHDYKETFPQFLVSIDKNKAADLGVSVSDVGTTLETMLGQRRVTTFIDRGEEYDVILKGTKQDFTNPTDISNIYLKSRSGELVPLDSLISLKEEATASRLNRYNRMRAITLSANLADGYTLEQALNFLNKVAVEENDIDGAVDYKGESQLFYEGASAMTYVFVLALTVTFLVLAAQFESFMHPFVIMLTVPLGLMGAMFGLWATGLTLNIYSQIGIVMLIGLSAKNGILIVEFTNQLRDKGVEFSEAILQAATQRLRPIIMTSLTTVMSAVPLVLASGPGAESRMVIGVVVFTGVIVSTLLTLYVVPAAYFALARNTQSPEFLQQKLNKQADSHPLKNSEEV; translated from the coding sequence GTGAAAATTACAGATACGAGTGTTAAACGCCCTGTTTTTGCCATAGTAATAAACTTACTACTGCTAACATTTGGCTTGGTAGCGTTTTCAATGCTGCCACTTAGAGAATACCCAGATATTGAAACGCCTATTGTCAGTATTAGTACTGACTACACCGGTGCTTCGGCAGAAATAGTCGAGACAAAAATAACGCAAATATTAGAAAACCGGATATCGGGCATTGAAGGCATTAAAAGTATTAATTCTTCAAGTAGAAATGGACGCTCTAATATTGTTATTGAGTTTGATATTAGCCGTGATATTGACGCAGCCTCAAACGATGTACGAGAGCGAGTTGCTCGCGCACTAGATAACTTACCAGAGCAAGTTCGCCCGCCAGAGGTATCTAAGTCAAACAGCGACGAGAGCCCTATTGCTTGGTTTGTACTAAACAGTGAAACTATGAACTCGTTGCAATTGAGCGATTATGCACAACGCTTTATTGTTGACCGATTAGCCGTTGTAGATGGCGTCTCAAATGTACGTATTGGTGGTGAGCGCCAATACGCCATGAAAATTTGGCTAAATCGCCAAGCCATGGCTGCTCGTGGGATCACTTCAAGCGATATAGAAAACACCCTACGCAGCGAAAACGTAGAGCTACCAGCAGGTGAAATTGAATCCATCGACCGCGACTTTACTGTACGTACAGCACGTAGTTATAAAGACCAACGTGATTTTCAAAACTTGGTTATTAAACGCGGTGAAGACGGCTACCTTGTGCGCTTAGGTGAAGTTGCCGATGTACATTTAGAAGCCGCCGACGATGAAAGCCTATTCCGTGGTAACGGCCGTAACATGATTGGCCTTGGCATAGTAAAGCAAGCTAAAGCTAACACCTTAACAGTGGTAGACAACGCCCGCAGTGAGCTTGAAAAAATAAAACGTAACTTGCCAGAAGGCACCACGATTCAAGACAGCTACGACTCCTCTGTTTTTATAAAAGAGTCAATCAGCGAGGTATACAGCACACTTGCCATTTCTATGGGATTAGTGGTGTTAATCATTTTTATCTTTTTAGGCAATATTCGCGCTACGCTTATCCCTGCCGTTACGGTGCCCGTAGCACTTGTAGGCAGCTTTATGTTTTTACTTGCCATGGGATATTCAATAAACTTATTAACTCTACTTGCACTAGTACTAGCAATCGGTTTGGTAGTTGATGACGCTATTGTAATGCTTGAGAATATTCACCGCCGTATAGAGCTTGGTGAGCCGCCTTTATTAGCCGCCTTTAGAGGTGCCCGCGAAGTGGGATTTGCAATAATAGCCACAACGCTTGTGCTTATTTCGGTGTTTGTGCCTTTAGTATTTATGGATGGGCGCATTGGTGCCTTATTTACAGAGTTTGCAATGGCTGTAAGTGCCGCGGTGTTTTTCTCTAGTATTACAGCCCTTACGCTCTCGCCGGCGCTATGTTCTAAAGTTTTAAAAGCGTCAGAAAAAGAAAGTAAGTTTAGCCAATGGATGGACCGCGTTTTTAGCAAAATTGAAAATAGTTACCGCCAATCGCTTACCTCAAATATGACTAAAAAATGGGGCCTAATGATAAGCCTAGTGCTTGCTGGTTTTGTTAGCTACTCGTTGTTTTTACAAGTGCCCTCTGAGCTTACGCCAAAAGAAGACCGCGGTACCTTTTTTATTATGATGAGCGGCCCTGAAGGCGCAAGTTATGAAAATAACGCGGCTAACATGGCAAAAATAGAAGAGCGCCTCCTCCCTTACTCAGAAGCAGGCGAATTAAGCCGAGTTTTAGTGCGTGTTCCTGGTTGGGGCGGCAGTGGCGGTGTTGCCATTGTTGGCATGGCCGATTGGGATAAACGCAAGCGTTCTACTTGGGAAGTAATGGACGAAATAAGCGCTAAAATGACCGAGGTAACAGACGTACGTGCTTTTGCTATTATGCGCCGTGGTATTGGCGGTGGCGGCTCTTCTCGCCCTATTGAGTTTGTACTGCAAGGTAACGATTACGAACAGCTTGCCGATTGGCGCGACCGAATTATAGAGCGTGCAGAAAAGAACCCTGGCTTGGTAAGAATCGATCACGACTACAAAGAAACCTTTCCACAATTTTTAGTCAGCATAGATAAAAACAAAGCGGCCGATTTAGGTGTATCGGTATCCGATGTCGGCACCACGCTTGAAACCATGTTAGGCCAGCGCCGTGTAACCACTTTTATTGACCGCGGCGAAGAATACGATGTTATTTTAAAAGGTACTAAACAAGACTTTACAAACCCTACTGATATTTCAAATATTTACCTTAAGTCGCGCAGCGGTGAGCTGGTCCCACTAGATAGCCTTATCAGCTTAAAAGAAGAAGCCACAGCATCGCGCTTAAACCGTTATAACCGGATGCGCGCCATCACACTAAGCGCTAATCTTGCAGATGGGTATACACTTGAACAAGCGCTTAACTTTTTAAACAAAGTCGCCGTTGAGGAAAACGACATAGACGGCGCCGTAGACTACAAAGGTGAATCGCAATTATTTTACGAAGGTGCATCGGCCATGACCTATGTATTTGTGCTTGCCCTTACCGTGACCTTTTTAGTATTAGCAGCGCAATTTGAAAGCTTTATGCACCCGTTTGTCATTATGCTAACAGTACCGCTTGGCCTAATGGGTGCTATGTTTGGTCTATGGGCAACAGGCTTAACGCTTAATATTTATAGCCAAATAGGTATTGTAATGCTGATAGGCTTAAGCGCTAAAAATGGTATTTTAATCGTTGAATTTACCAACCAACTGCGCGATAAAGGCGTAGAATTTAGCGAGGCTATTTTGCAAGCTGCCACTCAGCGCCTGCGCCCAATAATAATGACCTCATTAACTACGGTAATGAGCGCAGTGCCTTTAGTATTAGCATCAGGCCCAGGCGCAGAGAGCCGTATGGTGATTGGTGTGGTGGTATTTACAGGCGTTATTGTATCAACATTGCTAACGCTCTATGTTGTGCCTGCTGCGTATTTTGCCCTCGCACGCAACACGCAATCACCAGAGTTTTTACAGCAAAAGCTTAATAAACAAGCCGACTCCCACCCGCTAAAAAACAGCGAAGAAGTTTAA
- a CDS encoding efflux RND transporter periplasmic adaptor subunit, which produces MYLKQSGKALFPFLITLLVILSVYLYLPSSHGEQSNSNDTATQVIAHTVSSQENTVMIEAIGSARANQAIYIKSAQSDYVTHIYFKDGDLVSKGQRLVQLQNQQEQYAVKELNINIKEEKRQLSRLTELSRTQSTAKSLLEEQLSRVDATQAQLESAKTKLDEMLITAPFSGLLGKREISVGAYVSSDTIITTLDDISIIKVDFKVPEKYLSQLRLGMKVHTQNDAYPERTFTGKVTHISSRIDSITRSVEVTASFANKSGLLRPGMLLNTALELSSNQALMVPEKAVIPLQDKHFVYQVKEGIANKVEVHVAGRNNGWVAIDEGLSDGVQVITEGIIKIRPGSKVSVEG; this is translated from the coding sequence ATGTATCTAAAACAGTCAGGTAAAGCCCTTTTTCCATTTTTAATTACACTTCTTGTTATTTTAAGTGTGTACTTATATTTGCCATCTAGCCATGGTGAACAATCTAATTCAAATGATACAGCCACACAGGTTATCGCTCATACGGTATCGTCTCAAGAAAACACCGTTATGATTGAAGCCATAGGCAGTGCACGCGCAAACCAAGCCATTTATATAAAAAGCGCACAAAGCGATTATGTTACCCATATTTATTTTAAAGATGGCGACTTAGTCAGTAAAGGCCAACGCCTTGTGCAACTGCAAAATCAACAAGAGCAATACGCTGTAAAAGAGCTAAACATCAACATAAAAGAAGAAAAGCGTCAATTAAGCCGGCTTACTGAGCTTTCACGCACGCAATCTACCGCTAAATCATTATTAGAAGAACAACTTTCTCGCGTAGATGCCACGCAAGCCCAACTAGAAAGCGCTAAAACCAAACTTGATGAAATGCTAATTACTGCGCCGTTTTCTGGCTTGCTAGGCAAACGAGAAATATCGGTTGGTGCTTATGTAAGTAGCGATACAATTATTACAACGCTTGATGATATTAGTATTATAAAAGTTGACTTTAAAGTCCCTGAAAAATATTTATCTCAACTTAGGTTAGGTATGAAAGTTCATACCCAAAACGATGCTTACCCAGAGCGGACATTTACCGGCAAAGTGACCCATATTAGTTCGCGTATCGACTCGATTACTCGCAGTGTTGAAGTAACCGCAAGCTTTGCTAATAAATCGGGGTTATTGCGCCCAGGAATGCTTTTAAATACCGCCCTTGAGCTCAGTAGTAATCAGGCGCTTATGGTGCCAGAAAAAGCCGTGATCCCACTGCAAGATAAACATTTCGTATACCAAGTAAAAGAGGGCATTGCCAATAAGGTAGAAGTGCATGTTGCTGGCAGAAATAACGGCTGGGTAGCGATTGATGAAGGCCTTAGCGATGGTGTGCAAGTGATTACCGAAGGCATTATTAAAATTCGCCCCGGTAGCAAAGTAAGTGTTGAGGGTTAA
- a CDS encoding DUF2982 domain-containing protein, translating into MGKPSSIIKYRAQGSRNGIEVLTVGSIGLAFIMLFNLLRPGEISLIEIFLVSMCIAAIFIGFLKTQEPYYSLLLSESLLVYQHKYGQWQLDVSNLHHSGIPKVADGLEHLELNAVGLKLNDMDEFLSAMHPRIAGKLLIEQRNLFMQAVQKHCKNGNCPSEWLIEDTHYISPEGFSYTGLIAMFANRAKHLELLTGYNLLLPASVLETDIWSFSADLNKWKRAPERFIASQVGH; encoded by the coding sequence ATGGGTAAGCCGAGTTCAATAATAAAATATAGAGCGCAAGGCTCGCGCAATGGCATTGAAGTGCTTACTGTAGGCAGCATAGGTTTAGCTTTTATTATGCTGTTTAATTTACTGCGCCCAGGTGAAATTAGCTTAATAGAAATTTTTTTAGTAAGTATGTGCATAGCGGCTATTTTTATTGGTTTTTTAAAAACACAAGAACCGTATTACAGTTTACTGCTTAGTGAGTCCTTACTTGTGTATCAGCATAAATATGGTCAGTGGCAGTTAGATGTTAGTAACCTACACCACAGCGGTATACCTAAGGTGGCTGACGGCCTTGAACACCTTGAATTAAACGCAGTGGGTTTAAAACTCAATGATATGGACGAATTTTTAAGCGCAATGCACCCACGCATTGCCGGGAAATTACTGATAGAGCAGCGTAATTTATTTATGCAAGCTGTTCAAAAACATTGCAAAAATGGCAATTGCCCATCAGAATGGTTAATAGAAGATACACATTACATCTCCCCTGAAGGATTTAGCTATACTGGACTTATAGCTATGTTTGCTAACAGAGCCAAACACCTAGAGTTGTTAACGGGATATAACTTACTGTTACCCGCAAGTGTATTAGAGACAGACATTTGGTCGTTTAGTGCCGATTTAAACAAATGGAAACGCGCACCTGAACGGTTTATAGCATCGCAAGTTGGACACTAA